A genome region from Setaria italica strain Yugu1 chromosome III, Setaria_italica_v2.0, whole genome shotgun sequence includes the following:
- the LOC101769329 gene encoding LOW QUALITY PROTEIN: cell division control protein 48-like (The sequence of the model RefSeq protein was modified relative to this genomic sequence to represent the inferred CDS: inserted 2 bases in 1 codon; substituted 1 base at 1 genomic stop codon) produces the protein MVETRRSAAAAANPGGRGKLGRGRSKRPVAPSSAPPRPARTKRSKAEANVTAEQPLQGRPWAKMLSQIPQQGGPCELEVTGESGLVVVNGTRVIQGAKVPLRRGDEVVFGQSGKHAYIFRHPLRDAEVTRAGSALENQSDPNPSATSSLSAWQAFKDGLKQGIVSPEDIDVTLDNFPYYLSESTKEMLLLSAFIHMEREFNKCLQKISSLNQRILLSGPSGSEMNQETLTKELAKHFDARLLILDSLMLCGTSSKFQEVLTDIRSNDALSSSPGADVGTSNKNTCREGDRLEYIGDGSVKSIPSAYYYRGKVVLAFEKNGSSKVGVRFDNAIEYGNDLGGFCSAVELQPESSGGEEVDSLALGKLIXVISEESKNSNLIVLLKDVEKSFTKCTEYHASLRSELPAGVLIIGSHTQGGSCKDQPAIGSATEKTNHLHDLFPNKIPIELPQNEAQLSDLKKQLEHDTETLKAQANTSNIRKFLISREIECNDLEELSINDQLLTTENVDKIVGYAISHHLQQIKPQKGGKMVLPIESLKHGFSVVQSTHRGNKSSKHTLKDVDTENVFEEIVLSDVISSNGTGVSFEDIGALDSVKETLKELVMLPLQRPELFTEGQLRKPVKGILLFGPPGTGKTIIAKAVATEAGANFINVSVSSIMSKWLGEAEKYVKAIFSLASKISPAVIFVDEVDSLLAKRESAVEHEAMRKMKNEFMVNWDGLRTKEQERVIALGATNRPYDLDDAVIRRFPCRLMVSLPEASNREKILRVILSKEILAPDVDLKLVANMADGYSGSDLKNLCITAAFCPVREIMEKEKKEKSLAIAEGRPXPLYGSKDIRPIKMDDFKFALGQVCVSFSTASRTM, from the exons cgctgcggcgaaCCCGGGCGGACGAGGGAAGCTCGGCCGTGGCAGGAGCAAGCGCCCGGTGGCGCCATCCTccgctccgccgcggccggcgcggaccaAGCGAAGCAAG GCGGAGGCGAATGTGACGGCGGAGCAGCCGCTGCAGGGGCGGCCGTGGGCGAAGATGCTGTCGCAAATCCCGCAG CAAGGAGGTCCATGTGAGTTAGAGGTCACAGGTGAAAGTGGTCTGGTTGTAGTAAATGGAACACGCGTCATCCAAGGTGCCAAAGTTCCCCTCAGAAGAGGGGATGAGGTTGTTTTTGGTCAAAGTGGCAAGCATGCCTAT ATTTTTCGGCATCCTCTGAGGGATGCTGAAGTTACTAGAGCAGGATCTG CCCTTGAAAATCAGAGTGATCCTAATCCATCAGCCACTTCATCTCTGAGCGCATGGCAAGCCTTTAAGGATGGGTTGAAACAAGGAATTGTTAGCCCCGAGGATATTGATGTTACCCTTGATAATTTCCCATATTATCTCAG TGAGAGTACAAAGGAGATGCTCTTGTTATCTGCATTCATACACATGGAAAGGGAGTTCAATAAATGTTTACAAAAAATTTCTTCTCTAAATCAGCGAATTCTTTTATCTGGTCCATCAG GGTCTGAAATGAATCAGGAAACATTGACAAAGGAGCTTGCAAAGCATTTTGATGCTAGACTTCTCATTCTTGATTCTCTTATGCTGTGTGGT ACGTCTTCAAAGTTCCAAGAGGTCCTAACGGATATCAGGAGCAATGATGCACTAAGTTCTAGTCCAGGAGCTGATGTGGGAACATCCAACAAAAACACTTGCAGAGAAG GAGATAGGTTAGAGTATATTGGCGATGGTTCCGTAAAGTCAATACCCAG TGCTTATTATTATCGAGGCAAAGTGGTGCTTGCTTTTGAAAAAAATGGGTCATCTAAAGTTGGAGTTAGATTTGACAATGCTATCGAATATGGCAATGATCTTGGAGGCTTTTGTAGTG CTGTTGAACTTCAGCCAGAGTCTTCTGGTGGTGAAGAAGTTGATAGCCTTGCTTTAGGCAAGTTAATTTAG GTCATTTCAGAAGAAAGCAAAAACAGTAATTTGATTGTATTACTAAAGGATGTAGAAAAGTCATTTACCAAATGTACAGAATATCATGCATCACTGAGAAGTGAACTTCCAGCTGGTGTTCTGATAATTGGGTCTCACACTCAGGGAGGGAGCTGTAAGGATCAG CCAGCCATTGGAAGTGCTACAGAGAAAACAAATCATCTACATGATCTTTTCCCTAATAAAATTCCCATTGAACTTCCCCAG AATGAAGCACAACTATCGGATTTGAAGAAACAACTGGAACACGATACTGAAACCCTTAAAGCTCAAGCCAATACTAGCAATATTCGTAAG TTTCTAATCAGCAGAGAAATTGAATGCAATGATCTTGAGGAATTATCCATCAATGACCAATTACTGACTACTGAAA ATGTGGATAAGATTGTCGGATATGCAATTAGCCATCACCTTCAACAAATTAAACCCCAAAAGGGTGGCAAAATGGTACTTCCAATTGAAAG CCTCAAGCATGGATTTAGTGTTGTACAGAGCACGCACAGAGGAAATAAGAGCTCAAAACATACACTAAAG GATGTGGACACAGAGAATGTGTTTGAGGAAATCGTTCTTTCAGATGTAATATCATCTAATGGCACTGGAGTAAGCTTTGAGGACATTGGAGCCCTGGACAGCGTGAAAGAGACACTGAAGGAATTGGTGATGCTCCCTCTACAAAGACCTGAATTGTTCACTGAAGGGCAGCTAAGAAAG CCTGTGAAGGGAATACTGCTCTTTGGACCTCCTGGAACAGGCAAAACAATTATTGCAAAAGCGGTAGCTACTGAGGCAGGTGCAAACTTTATCAACGTGTCAGTATCAAGCATTATGTCAAAG TGGCTTGGAGAAGCAGAGAAATATGTGAAGGCCATTTTCTCTTTGGCTAGTAAAATATCTCCTGcagtaatatttgttgatgag GTTGACAGTTTGCTAGCAAAGAGAGAAAGTGCAGTCGAGCACGAAGCAATGCGCAAGATGAAAAATGAATTTATGGTAAATTGGGATGGTTTGCGTACTAAAGAGCAAGAACGTGTAATCGCTCTTGGAGCTACAAATAGGCCATATGATCTTGATGATGCTGTTATCCGAAGGTTTCCTTGCAG ATTAATGGTGAGCCTTCCTGAGGCATCAAACAGAGAGAAGATTTTGAGAGTAATACTATCGAAGGAAATTTTGGCACCAGATGTGGACCTCAAATTAGTTGCCAATATGGCTGATGGATATTCAGGGAGTGACTTGAAG AATCTTTGTATTACTGCGGCTTTTTGCCCTGTTCGTGAAATCatggagaaggaaaaaaag GAGAAGAGTTTGGCGATTGCTGAAGGTAGGCC GCCATTGTATGGAAGCAAGGACATTCGCCCAATTAAAATGGATGACTTCAAATTTGCGCTTGGCCAG GTGTGTGTTAGCTTTTCAACTGCTTCAAGAACCATGTAG